The Thermoplasmata archaeon genome window below encodes:
- a CDS encoding class I SAM-dependent methyltransferase family protein, whose translation MKSRALVVPRIHGEQARLELMRLGALRMDLRILRDGEWIVLPVVEGAEIPSGFGEASEREFEPFTVPHAREYRDLVQLPATERELLPRSFDIVGDVVLIRIPPELERWGPDIGEALLRFVPGARIVGADHGVHGTERRRRLVPLAGAGDFRTIHRENGIAFDIDLERAYFSPRLAREHARVAEDVEAGEEVDDLCCGIGPFAVTLARDGRARRITAVDSNPAAIALLRSTLSRYPYADRVEPIEADVAAFLSSARPVDRAILNLPHEGIKYLPSVGTIVRPGGVVHYYEVTAREGADVRAEDLVNRIGGRAHWSLIDQHVVHPYSPQDDLVAFQFVRADPTEDV comes from the coding sequence ATGAAGAGCCGGGCGCTCGTCGTCCCTCGCATCCACGGCGAGCAGGCGCGCCTCGAGCTCATGCGTCTCGGGGCGTTGCGCATGGATCTGCGCATTCTGCGCGACGGGGAGTGGATCGTTCTACCGGTCGTCGAGGGCGCCGAGATCCCCTCGGGGTTCGGCGAGGCGAGCGAGAGAGAGTTCGAGCCGTTCACGGTGCCTCACGCGCGCGAATACCGCGACCTCGTCCAGCTGCCTGCGACCGAGCGGGAGCTCCTGCCTCGCTCGTTCGATATCGTCGGAGATGTCGTGCTGATCCGCATTCCTCCCGAATTGGAGAGGTGGGGCCCCGACATCGGAGAGGCGCTCTTGCGATTCGTTCCCGGGGCTCGGATCGTCGGGGCGGACCACGGGGTCCACGGGACGGAGCGGCGTCGACGGCTGGTCCCGCTTGCCGGCGCGGGGGATTTCCGGACGATCCATCGGGAGAACGGGATCGCCTTCGACATCGATCTGGAACGGGCCTACTTCTCTCCCCGCCTCGCCCGCGAGCACGCGCGCGTAGCGGAGGATGTCGAAGCAGGCGAGGAGGTGGACGACCTGTGCTGCGGCATCGGACCGTTCGCCGTCACGCTCGCCCGAGACGGCCGCGCGCGTCGGATCACGGCCGTCGATTCCAACCCCGCCGCGATCGCGCTCTTGCGCTCAACCCTCTCGCGCTACCCCTACGCCGATCGAGTGGAGCCCATCGAAGCCGACGTAGCCGCCTTTCTCTCCTCGGCGAGACCCGTCGATCGCGCCATCCTGAATCTCCCTCACGAAGGGATTAAGTATCTACCCTCGGTAGGAACGATCGTCCGTCCCGGCGGAGTCGTACACTACTACGAAGTGACGGCCCGCGAAGGCGCGGACGTGCGCGCGGAGGATCTGGTGAATCGCATCGGCGGTCGCGCCCACTGGAGCTTGATCGATCAGCACGTCGTGCACCCGTATTCCCCGCAGGACGACCTCGTCGCCTTCCAGTTCGTACGGGCCGACCCCACGGAGGATGTATGA
- a CDS encoding alkaline phosphatase family protein: MQEADPLARISSIRYALVILDGLADRPIPENGGRTPTESAFTPQLDHACTIGQLGQVVVLGPGIAPESDAGVFALLGYDPVRDSPGRGVLEAEGAGIDLAPGDVAFRLNFATLGPDGRILDSRVGRSLATLEAIELARMLTARDLLATEGIRAEVHATVGHRGVLWLRSTRVGPLSADVSNADPFYEKIGGMGQARKATDLHVPSVEPLDGSPEAVRTARATNLFLERARAALADDPVNTRRARAGAKVANGLLVRNAGSLASTPPPTFSAKYGRAGAAVTEMPVERGIARVLHLEDRYLGPMGLDRDEGYRERAAATRAALDAFPFVYVHLKGPDEPGHDGDGRLKQEIIEAIDRSFFGPFLDGLDLRHVRIAVTADHATPVVLKGHSDDPVPLLLFGAGITPAPGGPERPKFGEASAARGALGTLAGREVLPLLFDGPDGRPE; the protein is encoded by the coding sequence ATGCAGGAAGCAGATCCCCTCGCACGGATTTCCTCCATCCGCTACGCGCTCGTGATCCTGGACGGCCTTGCCGACCGCCCGATTCCCGAGAACGGCGGTCGTACTCCGACCGAGTCGGCGTTCACGCCGCAGCTCGATCACGCGTGCACGATCGGCCAGCTGGGCCAGGTCGTGGTGCTCGGTCCCGGGATCGCACCCGAGTCCGACGCGGGGGTCTTCGCGCTCCTCGGGTACGATCCGGTACGCGACTCCCCCGGGCGCGGCGTCCTCGAGGCCGAAGGGGCCGGCATCGACCTCGCACCGGGGGACGTGGCGTTCCGCCTGAACTTTGCAACCCTCGGCCCGGACGGGCGGATCCTGGATTCCCGAGTCGGCCGGTCGCTCGCCACGCTGGAGGCGATCGAGCTCGCCCGAATGCTCACCGCTCGGGACCTGTTGGCCACGGAGGGGATCCGGGCCGAAGTTCACGCGACCGTCGGGCACCGGGGAGTGCTCTGGTTGAGATCGACCCGCGTCGGTCCCCTCTCGGCCGATGTCTCCAACGCGGATCCCTTCTACGAGAAGATTGGGGGCATGGGCCAGGCGCGAAAGGCCACCGACCTTCATGTGCCGAGCGTCGAGCCCCTCGACGGGTCCCCCGAAGCGGTGCGAACGGCTCGCGCGACGAATCTGTTCCTGGAACGTGCCCGAGCGGCGCTCGCCGACGATCCGGTCAACACGCGACGCGCCCGAGCCGGGGCCAAGGTCGCCAACGGTCTCCTCGTGCGGAACGCAGGGTCCCTCGCATCGACTCCGCCGCCGACGTTCTCCGCGAAGTACGGCCGAGCGGGAGCTGCCGTCACGGAGATGCCAGTGGAGCGGGGGATCGCACGCGTCCTCCACCTCGAAGATCGGTACCTCGGACCGATGGGGCTCGACCGGGACGAGGGGTACCGAGAGCGTGCGGCCGCGACGCGGGCCGCCCTCGACGCATTCCCCTTCGTGTACGTGCACCTCAAGGGTCCCGACGAGCCCGGCCACGACGGAGACGGTCGGCTCAAGCAGGAGATCATCGAGGCGATCGATCGATCGTTCTTCGGGCCCTTCCTCGACGGGCTCGATCTACGGCACGTTCGGATCGCTGTCACGGCGGATCATGCGACTCCCGTCGTTCTGAAGGGCCACTCGGACGACCCGGTGCCGTTGCTCCTCTTCGGGGCCGGGATCACCCCCGCTCCGGGAGGACCTGAGCGACCGAAGTTCGGTGAGGCGAGCGCGGCTCGAGGCGCCCTGGGCACCCTCGCCGGCCGCGAAGTGTTGCCGCTGCTCTTCGACGGGCCGGACGGTCGACCTGAATGA
- a CDS encoding archaellin/type IV pilin N-terminal domain-containing protein, with translation MNPRIRRRRLRRGRRGVSPIIATILLVAITVIIAGVLYTLLIPLLGHSGTPLQSNFAFGTSTVHQPAVGQIGCAAGDYCWAVQIQTADHGVAPSSFSLYVQNASGLTVSTTSWNFTFIDASNHLVAYAPGPQAGSSTGWTAGPGYSTDNALTLAMTLWIDTGSAHGQPGGNILYATGQGTWYDSIYTTLS, from the coding sequence ATGAACCCACGGATCCGTCGAAGGCGGTTGCGACGCGGCCGGCGTGGAGTCTCCCCGATCATCGCCACGATCCTCCTGGTCGCGATTACCGTGATCATCGCTGGGGTGCTCTACACGCTCCTGATTCCGCTCCTCGGACACTCGGGTACGCCGTTACAGTCTAACTTCGCGTTCGGCACTTCGACCGTGCATCAGCCGGCCGTCGGGCAAATCGGCTGCGCGGCAGGCGACTACTGCTGGGCGGTCCAGATCCAGACCGCGGACCACGGTGTGGCGCCCTCCTCATTCAGCCTCTACGTGCAAAACGCAAGCGGCCTCACCGTCTCGACCACGAGTTGGAACTTCACGTTCATCGACGCATCCAATCATCTCGTGGCGTACGCTCCCGGTCCCCAGGCCGGATCGAGCACGGGATGGACCGCAGGTCCGGGATACTCGACGGACAATGCATTGACCCTTGCGATGACGCTGTGGATCGACACCGGTTCGGCGCACGGGCAGCCCGGCGGGAACATCCTGTACGCGACCGGTCAGGGTACCTGGTACGATTCGATCTACACGACGCTCTCGTAG
- a CDS encoding PAC2 family protein, which produces MVFRWTDEPNSPLQPGAVVISCFPSAGLATTVAALYMIRTLKLPRIGRFEAPDMMPIAVVQGGQVHPPIRVYGRKDFAVVVSEFPPTPSQATALASTIMEGAAERKARWILGLEGVIPHPEGDTDEDTEPPEETVWAAISRPDAGILRAFAPSGVLPLEEGIIGGVSGSLLVQGIGGPLPVAVLLVSARAGEGYPDHRAGATLIEAVDRILPEIHIDTGPLRAQAEGIEKALRAAMKGHAGQGEEGTKPPISPEMYR; this is translated from the coding sequence ATGGTCTTCCGCTGGACCGACGAACCGAACTCCCCGCTCCAGCCGGGAGCTGTGGTGATCTCCTGCTTCCCGAGCGCGGGCCTCGCGACCACGGTCGCGGCGCTGTACATGATCCGCACCCTCAAGCTTCCTCGGATCGGCCGCTTCGAAGCTCCGGATATGATGCCGATCGCGGTCGTCCAGGGCGGACAGGTCCATCCCCCGATCCGTGTGTACGGGCGCAAGGACTTCGCCGTCGTCGTCTCGGAGTTTCCGCCCACTCCTTCTCAGGCCACCGCGCTCGCCAGCACGATCATGGAGGGTGCCGCGGAGCGGAAGGCCCGTTGGATCCTCGGCCTCGAGGGGGTCATCCCGCATCCGGAGGGCGATACCGACGAGGATACGGAACCGCCGGAGGAGACGGTCTGGGCCGCGATCTCGCGACCCGATGCGGGCATCCTGCGCGCGTTCGCGCCCAGCGGCGTGCTTCCCCTCGAAGAGGGGATCATCGGAGGCGTATCGGGCTCGCTCCTGGTCCAGGGGATCGGGGGCCCGCTGCCGGTCGCGGTGCTGCTGGTCAGTGCCCGCGCCGGTGAGGGGTACCCGGACCACCGGGCGGGAGCGACGCTGATCGAAGCGGTCGATCGGATCCTCCCCGAGATCCACATCGACACCGGGCCGCTCCGGGCACAGGCCGAGGGGATCGAGAAGGCTCTGCGCGCCGCGATGAAGGGTCATGCGGGCCAAGGCGAAGAGGGAACGAAGCCTCCGATATCGCCGGAGATGTACCGGTAG
- a CDS encoding M13 family metallopeptidase yields the protein MDRSADPCKDFYRFATGQWLDRNPVPADKSRWSAFDELFERNLQQVRGILEQASSGRRGSARTPRAQVGDFFASAMDAAQREKLAFRPIARESERIRVVSSTRDLVSALAELHRQGIPGLFRTAVAPDEKNSSIYALYLMQGGLSLPDRDYYLKREFAPVRRAYIAHISKLLGLWGEPKARAAAAARTVLRIETELAKASRSRTALRDPEKNYNRTTPQELIGRTPSLRWKEYLSMRGAGQAPYLVVGQPEFFDAVNRALRTHSIAEWKVYLRWHLLHASAPYLHAAMDAEDFDFFHRRLLGQEQPEPDWKRAAMVVDDGLGEALGRVYVQRYFPPTARQRMADLVKDLREVFRERLERVPWMTEETRRRARTKFDRFTTKIGHPERFRDYSRVRISRRDYVGNIRRAAAFEIQRMIVRVGMPVDRSEWQMTPPTVNAYFDPTLNEIVFPAGILQPPFFDPAMDDAVNYGGIGVVIGHEITHGYDDQGRKYDADGNMRDWWDAADSAEFQHRAQRIIDQYGEFEPLPGTHVNGELTAGENIADLGGVGIAYEALQRRLADGRTPDVKIDGLTPSQRFFIAYAQIWRSNVREAELRRRLTIDPHSPGRFRAIGPVSNLPEFWTAFGVAPGAPMRRPDDRRVAIW from the coding sequence ATGGACCGGTCGGCGGACCCGTGCAAGGACTTCTACCGGTTCGCCACCGGACAGTGGCTCGATCGGAACCCCGTGCCCGCGGACAAGTCCCGGTGGAGCGCATTCGACGAATTGTTCGAGCGGAACCTCCAACAGGTTCGCGGGATCCTGGAGCAGGCCTCGAGCGGGCGGAGGGGATCGGCCCGCACGCCGCGCGCGCAGGTCGGCGACTTCTTCGCCTCCGCGATGGACGCCGCCCAGCGGGAGAAGCTCGCATTCCGACCGATCGCACGCGAGAGCGAGCGGATCCGGGTCGTTTCCTCCACGCGCGACCTCGTGTCGGCGCTCGCGGAACTCCACCGTCAAGGGATCCCGGGACTCTTCCGCACCGCCGTCGCGCCCGACGAGAAGAACAGTTCGATCTACGCGCTCTATCTCATGCAGGGGGGTCTCTCGCTCCCGGATCGCGACTACTATCTCAAGAGGGAGTTCGCCCCCGTGCGGCGAGCCTACATCGCCCACATCTCGAAATTGCTCGGCCTGTGGGGGGAGCCCAAGGCCCGTGCCGCGGCCGCTGCCCGGACCGTTCTTCGCATCGAGACCGAGCTCGCGAAAGCGAGCCGGTCGCGCACCGCACTGCGGGATCCGGAAAAGAACTACAACCGGACGACTCCACAGGAGCTCATCGGACGAACCCCGTCGCTTCGGTGGAAGGAGTACCTGTCCATGCGCGGCGCAGGCCAGGCACCGTACCTGGTGGTGGGTCAGCCGGAGTTCTTCGACGCGGTGAACCGGGCCCTGCGCACGCACTCCATCGCCGAGTGGAAGGTCTACCTCCGCTGGCACCTCCTCCACGCGAGCGCGCCGTACCTGCACGCGGCCATGGATGCCGAAGACTTCGACTTCTTCCACCGTCGCCTCCTCGGCCAAGAACAGCCCGAGCCCGACTGGAAGAGAGCGGCGATGGTGGTCGACGACGGCCTCGGCGAGGCGCTCGGCCGGGTCTACGTGCAACGGTACTTCCCGCCCACCGCACGGCAGCGGATGGCCGATCTCGTGAAGGACCTGCGGGAGGTGTTCCGCGAGCGCCTCGAACGCGTCCCCTGGATGACCGAAGAGACCCGCCGGCGCGCCCGCACCAAGTTCGATCGGTTCACCACGAAGATCGGCCACCCCGAGCGCTTTCGGGATTACTCCCGCGTGCGGATCTCCCGCCGGGACTACGTGGGAAACATCCGGCGCGCGGCGGCCTTTGAGATCCAGCGGATGATTGTTCGGGTGGGCATGCCGGTGGACCGGAGCGAGTGGCAGATGACGCCGCCGACCGTCAACGCCTACTTCGACCCCACGCTCAACGAGATCGTCTTCCCGGCCGGCATCCTCCAGCCCCCGTTCTTCGACCCGGCGATGGACGATGCCGTGAACTACGGAGGCATCGGCGTGGTCATCGGGCACGAGATCACGCACGGCTACGACGACCAGGGCCGCAAGTACGACGCCGACGGGAACATGCGGGATTGGTGGGATGCGGCTGATTCGGCCGAGTTCCAGCACCGGGCCCAGCGGATCATCGACCAGTACGGTGAGTTCGAGCCGCTTCCGGGCACCCACGTCAACGGAGAGCTGACCGCCGGGGAGAACATCGCCGACCTCGGAGGGGTGGGCATCGCCTACGAGGCCCTGCAACGACGCCTTGCCGATGGGCGCACCCCCGATGTGAAGATCGACGGCCTGACGCCGTCCCAGCGATTCTTCATCGCCTACGCGCAGATCTGGCGCTCGAACGTGCGCGAGGCGGAGCTCCGTCGGCGTCTCACCATCGATCCCCACTCCCCCGGTCGGTTCCGTGCCATCGGACCCGTCTCGAACCTCCCGGAGTTCTGGACCGCCTTCGGGGTCGCCCCGGGCGCCCCGATGCGCCGCCCGGACGATCGTCGCGTCGCGATCTGGTAG